The following is a genomic window from Helicobacter sp. NHP19-003.
CTTCTTTTCTGCCACATAAATGGCAAAATCGGGGCAACCCAGCTCACATTTGCAACACCCGATACAGCTTTCAGGGTAAGCCACTTTGGCGACCTTGCCCAAAATGTGCGTGGGCTTAAAACCCATGCCCAAAACCCCCGCCGGGCACACCGACACACACAAATCGCAACCCTTACAACGGGCTTCATTGACCCAAACCGGCACGCCCTCTGGGGCTTGCATTTTCGCCATTCAATCTCCTTAAACCCTTAGTAAAATCCGCCCACGATACTAGCATTAAATATCTAAAGCGAAACTAAGCTAAGGCTAAAACTTTGGGATGGAGCGGACATGCTCTTTGTAATTAGCGCTGAATTTATGCCTCCCCTCTTTGGTTTTGACAAAGTATAAAAAGGGCGTTTTGGCGGGGAATAAAGCGGCTTTGATCGCCTCTAACCCTACACTGCCCACAGGCTCTTTAGGCAGCCCCCCATGTTTGTAGGTGTTGTAGGGGCTGTTGTCTGTTGCGATTCGCTCGTGGGTTACTTTAGTGTGGGAGTATTTACCATAATTTAAGGCCCCGTCCATTTGCAAGGGCATGTGCCTTTTCAAGCGGTTGTAAATCACCCCGGCAATGATGGGCATCTCGGCTACATTTGCCGCCTCTTTTTGGATGATGGATGCGATGATTAAAGTTTGTTGCCACTTTTTGGGGTCGTAACTGCCTAGTAATTGCTCGCTTAATTTTTGGTAGCGCTCTTGGCTGTATTTTAAGAGGTAGGCCATGAGATTTTGCGCCGAAATGCCTAAAGTAAAGCGATAAGTGTCGGGGACAATCGCTCCATCTGCCCAAAGGGCTTTCTTATCGTAGGCTTGCTGCAAATCCTCCACCTTCAAATAAAACACCTTAGCCAAGCGCTGCAAGAAAAAATACAAAGTTTCGCCGGGGATCAAGGTTGCATTTTTATAAACTGCCTTAGATAAGCTCAAGGCGTGCAAAAAGTCCCCTTTGGTTATAGTGTTCTTGGGACTAGTGGGGATTGCAATATACCCCCTTTTGGGCGTGTGCCACAGATGCAAAGCCGACATCAGCCTTAAAATCCACAAATCTAGGGTGTTTGTCGGAGGCGTGGGGCTTTCTAGGGCGTGCATGTGGCTTAAGGCAGTTTTAAGCGATCCTTTGGGTATGTAAACAATCGCGTAAGATTTTATGGGTATACTTAAGTAAAACAGCAATGAAAGCGCCATGATCAAAGCCATTTCTAAAAGGATACTACGCCCTCTTTTTTCTGTCGGGCTTGTGGGCGTTCTTTTTGCCATTTTATTCATCGTGTTGAAAAACGGAATCTATATCTCCTCCATGCACTTTGGCGGACTAAAAATAGAGCGATTCTATCTAAAACTGAATAACAAATTCTTGCTAAGAGTGGGGCAATTAGACATCATCGAGTTGGTTAAGCACAAACCAAATAAAAAGCCCCCCACCATCGCCGCCATTGCGCGCTACATCCAATACGGCATGTGGAGCATGGATTACTTTGAAAAAATCACTATCCAAGAGATCGACATCAAACCCAATATCAAAGCCCATGTTTTCTTTGACGGACACCGCTACGAATTTACGCTCCCTAATCTGCTCAAGGGGCAATTTTACCTCCAAGAACGCCAAGACTTGCATTTAAACATTGATCACCTCAACATTGAGCCTTACTATGCAAAGATTGTGGGGCAAGCCACTTACCATAAAAGCACACAACAATTAAATTTTAACCTAGAAATCTCCCCCACACCAGCCCCAAACACTAGGCCTTCTAAGTTAAAAATTGCCGTGCAAGGCTTGACCGACTTTAAGTCCATCGCCCTCAAATTAAATTCCAACACCATCAAACACATAGACTTTTTAAAACCCTACTTCAAACCAGACAAGCACCAAGCCTTGCAAAAATGGCTGTTTGGAAACATCGCCTTTAGCGGTTTTCAAATCAAGGATGCGAAACTCGCCCTAAACTTCAAGGACAAGCGCATCTTAAAGACTCTGCAAAACGACTTGAGTGTGCAAGCAGTGGTGCAAAATGCCCATGTGATTTACAACCCTAAACTCCCCCCCATTATGGCCAAGGAAGTGGATTTAGAATACAAGAACGGGCAGCTCACCATCATGCCTAAGCACATCAACTACCAATACATGCGCTTAGAGGGCTCTCAGGTGGTTATGGACCACTTTGGCCCTGCCTCAAGGCTAGTCGCCAGCATTAAAAACGCCCAAAGTTTTGCCTTCACCCCCATTAAAGAGATTTTAAAAGCCTACAACATCGCCCTACCCCTAAGCCAGT
Proteins encoded in this region:
- a CDS encoding 4Fe-4S binding protein; this encodes MAKMQAPEGVPVWVNEARCKGCDLCVSVCPAGVLGMGFKPTHILGKVAKVAYPESCIGCCKCELGCPDFAIYVAEKKEFKFAKVSKEAEERGARVRANSYMLLEESVQEGRGK
- the mltG gene encoding endolytic transglycosylase MltG; the encoded protein is MALIMALSLLFYLSIPIKSYAIVYIPKGSLKTALSHMHALESPTPPTNTLDLWILRLMSALHLWHTPKRGYIAIPTSPKNTITKGDFLHALSLSKAVYKNATLIPGETLYFFLQRLAKVFYLKVEDLQQAYDKKALWADGAIVPDTYRFTLGISAQNLMAYLLKYSQERYQKLSEQLLGSYDPKKWQQTLIIASIIQKEAANVAEMPIIAGVIYNRLKRHMPLQMDGALNYGKYSHTKVTHERIATDNSPYNTYKHGGLPKEPVGSVGLEAIKAALFPAKTPFLYFVKTKEGRHKFSANYKEHVRSIPKF